The proteins below are encoded in one region of Clostridium pasteurianum DSM 525 = ATCC 6013:
- a CDS encoding DUF116 domain-containing protein translates to MKDIVTYSLNADQINSDNYYKDIAEFAEEVILNGRSIIDSIIIDLKNYISLKDMETLRSDEEYLLEILTLGTLWKLYSDDAAELSELPKNIMKKLVDFRKHGGKVKGGADFIRGILATVFLFPNNNYKSNIKPSLKTFEKFLKWLSASGEFEEEVQRFDILKKYFFALSEEKLEQTFFNINSYALWFNIRSENLIGKYTVNVETFLKDEYPKHKFKEDVILCGRQRIEYHLNMTGAEIMNRSFRTDFLKTKIKKLLLPVCMRYNNEKNCKAQYTEDGYTCKDCIENCKVNKLSKMGKKYGFEVLIIPHGSSVFKEKKISYGEIGIVGVACVLNLMSGGWKARRFNLVPQCVILDYCGCKKHWSNKGIVTDININQLKQVLNSGGDSFTSSEF, encoded by the coding sequence ATGAAGGATATTGTTACTTATTCCCTTAATGCAGACCAAATAAATTCTGATAATTATTACAAAGATATAGCTGAATTTGCAGAGGAAGTTATATTAAATGGAAGATCAATCATAGATTCCATAATAATAGATCTAAAGAATTATATTAGTTTAAAAGATATGGAAACTCTAAGAAGTGATGAAGAATACCTACTGGAAATTTTAACATTAGGTACTCTTTGGAAGTTATATAGTGATGATGCAGCTGAATTGTCTGAATTACCTAAAAATATAATGAAAAAACTTGTAGACTTTAGGAAACATGGAGGAAAAGTTAAAGGTGGAGCGGATTTCATAAGAGGAATACTTGCTACTGTATTTTTGTTTCCAAATAATAATTACAAATCAAACATAAAACCATCTCTAAAGACTTTTGAAAAGTTTTTAAAGTGGTTATCCGCTTCAGGAGAATTTGAAGAGGAAGTACAGAGATTTGATATTTTAAAAAAATATTTCTTTGCTTTGTCTGAAGAAAAATTGGAACAGACTTTTTTTAATATAAATTCTTATGCATTATGGTTTAATATAAGAAGTGAAAATTTAATTGGAAAGTACACAGTAAATGTAGAAACATTTCTTAAGGATGAATATCCTAAGCATAAATTCAAAGAAGATGTTATTCTATGTGGAAGACAAAGGATAGAATATCATCTAAATATGACAGGTGCAGAAATAATGAACAGATCTTTTAGAACAGATTTTTTGAAAACTAAGATAAAAAAACTACTTCTACCTGTATGTATGAGATATAATAACGAAAAAAATTGTAAAGCACAATATACAGAGGATGGATATACTTGTAAAGATTGTATTGAAAATTGTAAAGTTAATAAGCTTTCTAAGATGGGGAAAAAATATGGATTTGAAGTATTGATAATCCCCCACGGTTCTTCAGTATTTAAGGAAAAAAAGATTTCTTATGGTGAGATAGGAATTGTTGGAGTTGCCTGTGTTCTTAATTTAATGAGTGGTGGATGGAAGGCAAGAAGGTTTAATCTAGTTCCTCAATGTGTAATTTTAGATTATTGTGGTTGCAAAAAGCATTGGAGTAATAAGGGAATTGTAACAGATATCAATATAAATCAATTGAAGCAAGTTCTTAATTCAGGTGGGGATTCTTTTACCTCATCTGAATTTTAG
- a CDS encoding methyl-accepting chemotaxis protein, with the protein MSVKKKIIITFSVILLLFSSIIALVVYSKINTIIYNNYTKDIKSSAELGYSYLDSKYTGDWYIKDNKLYKGNTLINDNFNVLDGIKNTTGFYVTIFMNDTRISTNVLDSNGKRATGTRAADEVIDKVLNDGQEYIGEAKVVGQDSITYYKPIVDAKGKIIGMWFMGSNKTTANNEIISIMIFVTSIIMIMLIIGIGVSYLFGDTIVKAINAVKENLTNMSKGDFSKEISKKYLILKDEIGDMARASLKLTQDMRGIIEIITKESASIDRVLNLSQNSIKNLNESIEDVSATTQQLSAGMQQTAASMEEMNATSQEIESSVALVAQKSKEGHESAKEINKKSSELSTVFSESAKNTNDVYSANENKLKIAIERSKSIEKIKELSEAILSISDQTNLLALNAAIEAARVGESGKGFAVVAEEIRHLAENSKTTVIEIQKVTTTVLDCVDNLVNSSKELLEFVDNQIVNDYKMFVDSGEKYSADSDHIDNIITEVSNSTEALYMSIENVSKAINQVTIATNEGAEGITNIAEKSIKVSENADTVEKFMDNAKESSDKLKKYVSQFKIA; encoded by the coding sequence ATGAGTGTGAAAAAGAAAATAATAATTACTTTTTCAGTAATACTGTTATTATTTTCATCAATAATAGCTTTAGTTGTTTATAGTAAGATTAATACTATTATTTATAACAATTATACTAAAGATATTAAATCAAGTGCAGAACTTGGATATTCCTATTTAGATTCGAAGTACACAGGAGATTGGTACATAAAAGATAACAAACTATATAAGGGAAATACCTTAATAAATGATAATTTTAATGTATTAGACGGCATAAAAAATACTACAGGTTTTTATGTTACTATATTTATGAATGATACTAGAATTTCTACAAATGTTTTAGATAGTAATGGAAAGAGAGCTACAGGTACAAGAGCAGCAGATGAAGTTATTGATAAAGTTTTAAATGATGGTCAAGAGTATATTGGAGAGGCAAAAGTTGTTGGACAAGACTCTATAACTTATTATAAACCAATAGTTGATGCAAAGGGTAAAATAATAGGTATGTGGTTTATGGGTTCTAATAAAACTACAGCTAATAATGAAATAATTTCAATAATGATTTTTGTTACTAGTATTATAATGATCATGCTTATAATAGGCATAGGGGTTTCTTATCTATTTGGCGATACAATAGTCAAAGCTATCAATGCAGTGAAAGAAAATTTGACTAATATGTCAAAAGGAGATTTTAGTAAGGAAATATCTAAAAAATATCTTATATTAAAGGATGAAATTGGGGACATGGCCAGGGCCTCTTTAAAATTGACCCAGGATATGAGAGGAATAATTGAGATTATAACTAAAGAATCTGCTAGTATAGATAGAGTTTTAAATTTATCACAAAATAGTATTAAAAATTTAAATGAGAGTATAGAAGATGTTTCTGCAACTACACAGCAATTGTCAGCAGGAATGCAGCAGACCGCTGCATCTATGGAAGAAATGAATGCAACTTCACAGGAAATAGAAAGCTCTGTAGCACTTGTAGCACAGAAGTCTAAAGAAGGCCATGAATCAGCAAAGGAAATAAATAAAAAATCCAGTGAATTAAGTACTGTATTCAGTGAATCTGCTAAAAATACTAATGATGTGTACTCTGCCAATGAAAATAAATTAAAGATTGCCATTGAAAGGTCAAAATCTATTGAAAAAATTAAGGAATTATCAGAAGCTATACTTTCAATTTCTGATCAAACAAATCTGTTAGCTCTAAATGCGGCTATAGAGGCAGCAAGAGTAGGGGAATCTGGAAAAGGTTTTGCGGTGGTAGCAGAAGAAATAAGACATCTGGCGGAAAATTCAAAAACTACAGTTATTGAAATACAAAAAGTTACAACTACAGTATTGGATTGTGTTGATAATTTGGTAAACAGTTCTAAGGAATTATTAGAGTTTGTGGATAATCAAATTGTAAATGATTATAAAATGTTCGTTGATAGTGGAGAGAAGTATAGTGCTGATTCAGATCATATAGATAATATTATAACAGAAGTAAGCAATTCAACAGAGGCTTTATATATGTCCATAGAAAATGTATCAAAAGCTATAAATCAAGTAACTATAGCAACTAATGAGGGGGCAGAGGGTATTACTAATATTGCTGAAAAGTCAATTAAAGTATCTGAAAATGCAGATACAGTGGAAAAATTTATGGATAATGCCAAAGAAAGTTCAGATAAGCTAAAGAAGTATGTATCTCAGTTTAAAATTGCATAG
- a CDS encoding Spo0E family sporulation regulatory protein-aspartic acid phosphatase: MLKDKISILREKLHLLILEEADYEEILKLSQELDEIIVEFIYEKLEKTSSEE; this comes from the coding sequence ATGCTGAAAGATAAAATTTCTATATTAAGAGAAAAATTGCATTTGTTAATTTTAGAAGAGGCCGATTATGAAGAAATATTAAAGTTAAGTCAAGAATTAGATGAAATAATAGTAGAATTTATTTATGAAAAATTAGAAAAGACATCTTCGGAAGAATAA
- a CDS encoding ACT domain-containing protein yields MKNKYLLVNTKVLPDVFEKVMEVKDLINLKKARDISEAVKIVGISRSTYYKYKDCVFPVSETAKSTKVAIYLLLGHKTGTLSRILDKMAENHANILTINQDIPINNAANVSITFDIYNLKIKLEQLLEDIKNTENVIKADLIAME; encoded by the coding sequence ATGAAAAATAAATATTTGTTAGTAAATACAAAAGTACTCCCTGATGTATTTGAAAAAGTAATGGAAGTTAAGGATCTTATAAATCTAAAAAAAGCTCGAGATATAAGTGAAGCAGTAAAAATTGTAGGTATTAGCAGAAGCACTTATTATAAATATAAAGACTGTGTTTTTCCAGTTTCTGAAACTGCTAAAAGTACCAAAGTAGCCATATATTTACTCCTTGGTCATAAAACTGGTACTCTCTCAAGAATACTTGATAAAATGGCAGAAAATCATGCCAATATTCTTACAATAAATCAAGATATACCTATTAATAATGCTGCTAATGTAAGTATCACCTTTGATATCTATAATCTTAAAATAAAATTGGAACAATTATTAGAAGATATAAAAAACACTGAAAATGTTATTAAAGCTGATTTAATTGCAATGGAATAG
- a CDS encoding GerMN domain-containing protein, with the protein MKVYKTAFKFCTFFIVSVILLTSCSKAANNTNNSNINNTTKNSSENKVNTNNITTSDNNASNNISNKYTIKNYYPFKKDLRLSYEGTGNEFASKEVYVDFIKSNKIQLRNINAGTTLGQVLQYENGQLTLVYSRGEFYYRDDLTSLQSNTKEILLKEPLQKGTSWSLPDGRKRSITSTDASVDTPSGKYKALEVTTSGNNSTTKDYYALNTGLVKTVFTSEGSTVTTSLKGIINDSAVTQTIKFYYPKMTDTDVAIMSKKSTVNLKTNDDIKNIFQTNFRKTSITDAKPLMSNNTKINKLYLNDSEKVVYVDFSKEFITKMNAGSSMESGILTSVVNTLGDYFNVNEVRLTVDGKEYASGHIAMKKGENFKVNYNEVTEVK; encoded by the coding sequence ATGAAAGTATATAAAACTGCTTTTAAATTTTGCACTTTTTTCATTGTTTCAGTAATCTTATTAACCAGTTGCAGTAAAGCAGCTAATAATACTAATAACTCAAATATAAATAATACTACTAAAAACAGCAGTGAAAATAAAGTGAATACAAATAATATCACAACATCTGATAATAATGCTAGTAATAATATCTCAAATAAATATACTATAAAAAACTATTATCCTTTTAAGAAAGATTTAAGATTAAGTTATGAAGGAACTGGAAATGAATTTGCCTCTAAAGAAGTTTATGTAGATTTTATAAAAAGCAACAAAATTCAGCTTAGAAACATAAATGCCGGAACTACTCTAGGACAAGTTCTTCAATATGAAAATGGACAGCTTACACTAGTATATTCCAGAGGTGAATTCTATTATAGAGATGATCTAACTTCTTTACAAAGTAATACTAAGGAAATTCTTCTAAAAGAACCTTTACAAAAAGGTACTAGCTGGTCTCTCCCTGATGGAAGAAAAAGATCCATAACAAGTACTGATGCCTCTGTAGATACTCCTTCTGGTAAATATAAAGCTTTAGAAGTTACTACCTCTGGAAATAACTCTACTACTAAAGACTATTATGCACTTAATACTGGTCTTGTAAAAACTGTATTTACTTCTGAAGGTTCTACAGTTACTACATCTTTAAAAGGTATTATTAATGATTCCGCTGTAACCCAAACTATAAAATTTTATTATCCAAAGATGACAGATACAGATGTAGCAATTATGTCTAAAAAAAGTACAGTAAATTTGAAAACTAATGATGATATAAAAAATATCTTTCAAACTAATTTTAGAAAAACTTCAATAACTGATGCTAAGCCTTTAATGAGCAATAACACTAAAATAAACAAACTATATTTGAATGATTCTGAAAAAGTTGTATACGTAGATTTTTCAAAGGAATTTATTACTAAAATGAATGCTGGAAGTTCTATGGAAAGTGGAATACTAACTAGTGTTGTAAACACTTTGGGTGATTATTTCAATGTAAATGAAGTAAGACTTACTGTAGATGGTAAAGAATATGCTTCTGGCCATATTGCAATGAAAAAGGGTGAAAATTTTAAAGTGAACTATAACGAAGTTACAGAGGTTAAATAA
- the thrC gene encoding threonine synthase, whose protein sequence is MDNLIYKSTRGQGEAVSASQAIIRGIAEDGGLFVPNYIPKIDFNAKDFSKFDYKELAYIVMSKFFTDFTEEELKNCIDKAYDDKFDTNEIVPVKKIGNDFFLELHHGPTLAFKDVALSILPHLLKTAVKKQGINKEILILTATSGDTGKAALEGFNNIDGIKIIVFYPEVGVSIVQQLQMTTHNGNNTFVVAIKGNFDDAQKAVKEIFTDEKMRSQLNEKGFMFSSANSINIGRLIPQVVYYFSAYLNLYKKGEIAEGEKINVVVPTGNFGDILAGYFAKSMGLPIDKLICASNKNKVLTDFINTGRYDRNRDFYVTNSPSMDILVSSNLERLLYFVSGENPEKVKSLMESLSTKGEYSIDEDMKNKLQDFYAGYASEEETCYVITDLYRDYKEAIDTHTAVAYSVYKKYEEDTKDATKTVILSTASPFKFPKSVMSSIDKKYDGVNEFELIKELSKIGNYPIPAGIKDIDTRPQIHNTVCDKKDIKNVVLNFLKIK, encoded by the coding sequence TTGGATAATTTAATATACAAAAGTACACGAGGACAAGGTGAAGCCGTTAGCGCCTCACAGGCTATAATAAGAGGAATTGCGGAAGATGGAGGTCTTTTTGTACCTAATTACATTCCAAAAATAGATTTTAATGCAAAAGATTTTTCAAAGTTTGATTATAAAGAATTAGCTTATATTGTAATGAGCAAATTTTTTACTGATTTTACTGAAGAAGAGCTTAAAAATTGTATAGATAAAGCCTATGATGATAAATTTGATACTAACGAAATTGTACCAGTAAAAAAAATTGGCAATGATTTTTTCTTAGAACTTCATCATGGTCCTACTCTAGCTTTTAAAGATGTAGCATTATCTATTCTTCCACACCTTTTAAAAACTGCTGTAAAGAAACAAGGTATAAACAAAGAAATCTTAATTCTTACAGCAACTTCTGGAGATACAGGTAAAGCTGCCCTTGAAGGTTTTAACAATATAGATGGTATAAAAATAATAGTATTCTATCCTGAGGTGGGTGTAAGTATAGTTCAGCAACTTCAAATGACAACTCACAATGGAAACAATACTTTCGTTGTAGCTATAAAAGGTAACTTTGATGATGCTCAAAAAGCTGTAAAAGAAATTTTCACCGATGAAAAGATGAGATCTCAATTAAATGAAAAGGGATTTATGTTTTCTTCTGCAAATTCCATTAATATAGGAAGACTTATTCCTCAAGTGGTCTACTATTTCTCCGCTTATTTAAATTTATATAAAAAAGGTGAAATAGCTGAAGGAGAAAAGATAAACGTAGTAGTTCCTACAGGTAACTTTGGAGATATACTTGCAGGATACTTTGCTAAATCTATGGGACTTCCTATTGATAAATTAATATGTGCCTCAAATAAGAATAAAGTTTTAACTGATTTTATAAATACAGGTAGATACGATAGGAACAGAGATTTTTATGTTACTAATTCTCCTTCAATGGATATATTAGTTTCAAGTAATCTAGAGAGATTATTATATTTTGTAAGTGGAGAAAATCCAGAAAAAGTAAAATCCCTAATGGAATCTCTATCAACTAAAGGTGAATATTCTATAGATGAGGATATGAAAAATAAGCTTCAGGACTTCTATGCAGGCTATGCTTCTGAAGAAGAAACTTGCTATGTGATTACTGATCTTTACAGAGATTATAAAGAAGCAATAGATACTCATACTGCTGTTGCCTACTCAGTATATAAAAAATATGAAGAGGATACTAAGGATGCTACAAAAACAGTAATATTATCTACTGCAAGTCCTTTTAAATTCCCTAAGTCTGTTATGAGTTCCATAGATAAAAAATATGATGGCGTAAATGAATTCGAACTAATAAAGGAACTTAGTAAAATAGGAAATTATCCTATCCCAGCAGGAATTAAGGATATTGATACTAGACCACAAATCCACAACACTGTTTGTGATAAAAAAGACATTAAAAATGTTGTATTGAACTTTTTGAAAATAAAGTAA
- the thrB gene encoding homoserine kinase, with protein MLKVKVPASTANMGPGFDSFGMALNLYNEFQIKETDKDIIFLENGEPSSIPLNENLIYNSMIKAFQKHKYKFKGLYINVTKADVPLSRGLGSSATCIAAGIKAANHIMGNIMPKQEILNLATEIEGHPDNVVAALEGGFDVSLVENNQVLYSKITPPEELVFAALIPNFKMSTLSGRKVLPDKYDRKDCVFNISRAALLISVFYNKDFEKLRTCFQDKIHQPYRGESIKNLNSIFETAKRFGSLGEFISGSGSTLMTVIHKDNIDFLENMKNYLKTMEVSWEIKLLKPDCNGTEITVCQ; from the coding sequence ATGCTTAAAGTTAAAGTGCCTGCTAGTACCGCTAATATGGGACCTGGTTTTGATTCTTTTGGTATGGCATTGAACTTATATAATGAATTTCAAATTAAAGAAACAGACAAAGATATAATATTTTTGGAAAATGGAGAGCCCTCTTCAATTCCTTTGAATGAAAACCTGATATATAATAGTATGATTAAGGCTTTTCAAAAACATAAATATAAATTTAAAGGACTTTACATAAATGTAACAAAGGCTGATGTGCCTCTTTCAAGAGGTCTTGGAAGCAGTGCTACCTGTATCGCTGCTGGTATTAAAGCAGCTAATCATATTATGGGTAACATTATGCCAAAACAGGAAATTTTAAATTTAGCTACAGAAATAGAAGGCCATCCTGACAATGTAGTTGCTGCCTTAGAAGGTGGTTTTGATGTTTCCCTAGTGGAAAATAACCAGGTATTATATTCTAAAATAACACCACCAGAAGAACTTGTATTTGCCGCATTAATACCAAACTTTAAAATGAGTACTTTAAGTGGCAGAAAGGTTTTGCCTGACAAATATGACAGAAAAGATTGTGTATTTAATATTTCTAGAGCAGCTCTTTTGATTTCCGTATTTTATAATAAAGATTTTGAAAAACTAAGAACATGTTTTCAAGATAAAATACATCAACCCTATAGAGGCGAATCAATCAAAAATTTAAATTCAATTTTTGAAACTGCTAAAAGATTTGGATCATTAGGCGAATTTATCAGTGGATCAGGCTCTACTTTGATGACAGTAATTCATAAAGACAATATTGATTTCTTAGAAAATATGAAAAACTACTTGAAAACTATGGAAGTTTCTTGGGAAATAAAACTTTTAAAACCAGACTGCAATGGTACTGAAATAACAGTATGCCAATAA
- a CDS encoding homoserine dehydrogenase produces MNKIKIALLGLGNVGKGVWEIFKNNTDEIIRRSASELEISKILVKDVNKDRGIDVPKEILTENIDDILNDDSIQIIVELMGGVDPASDYVVRAIKNKKHVVTANKQMIATQGKELLDLAKKEGVLLYYEGSVAGGIPILKGIEESLTANKIEEIVGIINGTTNYILTKMSLENMDFETALKEAQEKGYAEADPTSDIESYDAVYKLAILTSLSFGINVNVNDIYREGISKITSHDIQNAKEFGYTIKLLAIAKEKNDSLELRVHPTMIPLTHPLSNVNDSFNAILIKGNAVGDLMFYGRGAGSLPTGSAVAGDIISIVRNDMTLRSIALADNPDLQKRVLSREEFTSRYYLRLKVKDVSGVLGQISNILGKNDVSISSFIQKGQKDENNLVSIVFITHDTLEGNIMKSIEELKTLDVVDKIKNLIRVEKFI; encoded by the coding sequence ATGAATAAAATAAAAATAGCTTTATTGGGTCTAGGAAATGTAGGTAAAGGTGTTTGGGAAATATTTAAGAATAATACTGATGAAATAATACGTCGTTCTGCTTCTGAACTGGAAATCAGCAAAATATTGGTTAAAGATGTAAATAAGGATAGAGGCATTGATGTTCCTAAAGAAATATTAACTGAGAACATTGATGATATATTAAATGATGACAGTATACAGATTATAGTTGAATTAATGGGTGGTGTTGATCCTGCTTCAGATTATGTAGTTAGGGCTATTAAAAACAAAAAACACGTAGTAACTGCCAATAAGCAAATGATAGCAACTCAAGGTAAAGAATTATTGGATCTTGCAAAAAAAGAAGGTGTACTTTTATACTACGAAGGTAGTGTTGCAGGCGGTATCCCTATATTAAAAGGAATTGAAGAAAGTCTTACTGCAAATAAAATTGAAGAAATTGTAGGAATAATAAATGGAACTACCAATTATATTCTTACTAAAATGTCTCTTGAAAATATGGACTTTGAAACAGCTCTTAAAGAGGCTCAAGAAAAAGGATATGCTGAAGCTGACCCTACTTCTGACATAGAATCTTATGACGCTGTATATAAACTTGCAATTTTAACTTCTTTGTCTTTTGGAATAAATGTAAATGTAAATGATATTTACAGAGAAGGAATTTCAAAAATAACTTCTCATGATATTCAAAATGCAAAGGAATTTGGATATACAATTAAACTTTTAGCCATTGCAAAAGAGAAAAATGATTCTCTTGAACTGAGAGTTCATCCTACAATGATTCCTTTAACTCATCCATTGTCAAACGTAAATGACTCCTTTAATGCTATACTTATAAAGGGAAATGCCGTAGGAGACTTAATGTTCTATGGAAGAGGTGCTGGTTCTCTTCCAACAGGTAGTGCTGTGGCTGGTGATATAATATCAATTGTGAGAAATGATATGACTTTACGTTCAATTGCTCTAGCTGATAATCCAGATTTACAGAAAAGAGTACTTTCTAGAGAAGAATTTACTTCAAGATATTATTTAAGACTCAAAGTAAAAGATGTCAGCGGCGTTTTAGGTCAAATTTCCAATATATTAGGTAAAAATGATGTAAGTATATCCTCCTTTATTCAAAAGGGACAAAAGGATGAAAATAATCTTGTATCTATAGTTTTTATCACTCATGATACATTAGAAGGAAATATCATGAAATCTATTGAAGAATTAAAAACTCTTGATGTAGTAGATAAAATTAAAAATTTAATAAGAGTTGAAAAATTCATCTAA
- a CDS encoding WG repeat-containing protein has product MFNYNGSIINITDDSLTRDSFETYEEFKERIESLKSVNIGKAEILIDSYDAQCGICFMNVEFYKWKSIAKIDYDYLYFILQDKKIEYIENLNDRYTVRASLIVKGEKVYVNTESITICVEDMELKVYPISFIKRSFETESDFKDRIINIKDMPLGKVIIDRNNYDINTGAFKIQVNIDTFKEVKFPDSNLFYIVIDREEVEEFYRENSSCTIYGKLNYINGQIFVDIQQIFLLWKENKISVHTVIFNNLFFDTTEEYTNQIKCLSLLSAGEAVLDIDRYNSNEEILPLIIEWESWIKEYISNIKNTYIEADRRFSKELYEAGDRYKVYVVFRNDNNCLEVETIKLINFKGETEIRFNNSEKGTDNTAMEECHTVVDVIAYDSSQEDDYIINEKFDFINGIALMKINGNYTYVDSTGKKLGLINNRLMRFIDSKGKYGYMDKEYRITIIKPYFDYIGSFNDNIARININDKWGYINEEGQIIISPMYDFARDFHDGLAAVKIKSLMRTKWGYINKLGEIVIKPRFDEVGEFYNGIAHVKVNSILRGIKEGFIYKDGEFHDCVKI; this is encoded by the coding sequence TTGTTTAATTATAATGGTTCTATTATTAATATAACGGATGACAGTTTGACAAGAGACTCCTTCGAAACTTATGAAGAATTTAAAGAACGTATTGAAAGTTTGAAATCAGTTAATATAGGGAAAGCAGAAATATTGATTGATAGTTACGATGCTCAATGTGGTATTTGTTTTATGAATGTAGAATTTTATAAATGGAAGTCTATAGCAAAAATTGATTATGACTACTTATATTTTATTCTTCAAGATAAAAAAATTGAGTATATAGAAAATTTAAATGATAGATATACCGTAAGAGCCAGTTTAATAGTAAAAGGTGAAAAAGTTTATGTTAACACTGAAAGTATAACTATATGTGTAGAGGATATGGAATTAAAAGTTTATCCTATAAGCTTTATAAAAAGGTCCTTTGAAACGGAAAGTGATTTTAAAGATAGAATAATAAACATAAAAGATATGCCTTTGGGAAAAGTAATAATAGATAGGAACAACTATGATATAAACACAGGTGCCTTTAAAATACAGGTGAACATTGATACTTTTAAAGAAGTAAAATTTCCAGATTCAAATTTATTTTATATAGTTATAGATAGAGAAGAAGTAGAGGAATTTTATAGGGAAAATAGTTCATGTACCATTTATGGAAAATTGAATTATATAAATGGACAAATATTTGTAGATATTCAGCAAATATTTTTATTATGGAAGGAAAATAAAATTAGTGTACATACTGTCATTTTTAATAATTTATTTTTTGATACTACAGAAGAATATACAAATCAAATAAAATGTTTAAGCTTGTTATCAGCAGGTGAAGCTGTTTTAGATATAGATAGATATAATTCAAATGAAGAAATTCTTCCTTTAATTATAGAATGGGAAAGTTGGATAAAAGAATATATATCAAATATAAAAAATACCTATATTGAAGCAGATAGAAGATTTTCAAAAGAACTCTATGAAGCTGGGGACAGGTACAAGGTCTATGTGGTATTTAGAAATGATAATAACTGTTTAGAAGTGGAAACAATAAAGTTAATAAACTTTAAAGGCGAAACAGAAATTAGATTTAATAATTCAGAGAAAGGTACAGATAATACTGCAATGGAAGAGTGTCATACGGTAGTAGATGTTATTGCTTATGATTCTAGTCAGGAAGATGACTATATAATCAATGAAAAATTTGATTTCATTAATGGAATTGCATTAATGAAGATAAATGGAAATTATACTTATGTAGATTCTACCGGAAAAAAATTAGGGCTTATAAATAATAGACTTATGAGATTTATAGATAGTAAAGGCAAATATGGATATATGGATAAAGAGTATAGAATAACTATTATAAAACCTTATTTTGATTATATAGGATCTTTTAATGATAATATTGCTAGAATAAATATAAATGATAAGTGGGGATATATAAATGAAGAAGGGCAAATAATCATAAGTCCTATGTATGACTTTGCAAGAGATTTTCATGATGGATTGGCAGCAGTAAAGATAAAATCTCTTATGAGAACTAAATGGGGATATATAAATAAATTAGGTGAAATAGTAATAAAGCCTAGATTTGATGAAGTAGGGGAGTTTTATAATGGAATTGCTCATGTAAAAGTTAATAGCATTTTAAGGGGAATTAAAGAGGGATTTATATATAAAGATGGGGAATTTCATGACTGTGTAAAAATATAA
- a CDS encoding helix-turn-helix domain-containing protein, whose amino-acid sequence MNNKSNYINAEKIGYRLRIEREKLKITREKFAELVDLSPLYIGQLERGERQMSINALANISRTLHISTDYLLFGKTMDNTNGLFKENLNDYITNSNNSKKICNKNLIDLLGKCDEIQLELIENILRLIMPHLK is encoded by the coding sequence TTGAATAACAAATCAAACTATATAAATGCTGAAAAAATTGGATATAGATTACGTATAGAACGAGAAAAACTTAAAATAACAAGAGAAAAGTTTGCAGAATTAGTAGATCTTTCTCCCCTTTATATTGGACAACTTGAACGTGGTGAAAGACAAATGAGTATTAATGCTTTAGCAAATATATCAAGAACTTTACATATATCCACAGACTATCTGTTATTTGGTAAAACTATGGATAACACTAATGGTCTTTTTAAAGAAAATCTTAATGATTACATTACAAATAGCAATAATTCTAAAAAAATATGTAATAAAAATTTAATAGATTTACTTGGTAAATGTGATGAGATCCAGTTAGAACTTATAGAGAATATTCTAAGATTAATTATGCCCCATTTAAAATAA